A stretch of DNA from Salvelinus sp. IW2-2015 linkage group LG20, ASM291031v2, whole genome shotgun sequence:
ACGATTGCGAGAGCGACATAGCAGAAACAGCAGCCTACAGCGTGGACCAATAGGATGGCTGCATATCAGGTTCACAGCCAACCCGAATATCTGCAGATGCCTGCATCAAAGCGTCGAGATTTTTGCTGGGTTGCTTATTATGGATAAGCCCTCTATTTTTAGAATCTGTAGTATACATTTTATCGTTTAATTTTCAATGTTTAAATCTTCCTTTTCTTCTTTCTCGACTTTCCCTACGGCGTGTTTGAGAGAAACACCCCCCTCTGTCTGCTTCGTCGCGAGGACTGCGATAACAGCCGTGCTATTGATTTTTGCTCTTCAatggaatacatttttattcTAATAGCGAGTGTTGGCAATACATTTCGCATCTGCTGTGTACCGGTATTRCCCTCTATGAGAAAGAGAMTATTCCATTAYTCTTAGCTGAAGATTGAGACAMCACACATAGACACAACAAGAACCGGGAAACGTTCATTCATAGAGCCTTGTCTTGCTCCTAGATACCCCAGGACCGTGGACAGCGCTTGTGCCAGTGGCCGCAGCTCGGTGTGAAAAAAAWCTATTAGGCCTATCGGTTAATCACAATCATAACATTATACTCAAGAATTGACTAAAAGTAAAGATTACAAGCCGTGATTCTATATGGATTAAACCAGAAGACTACTGATTTGAAGGTAAGACATTGTGACGTTATGAGCAGTTGTTATTCTGCCGCTTGTGTCACCATCATTATCAAGTGATTTAATCAACATGCTATAAACAATACAGTATATTCGGTTTCTTTATCATTGCACTGTATTTGTCTTTATTGGGCACAATTAAGAAACCATTCCATATCTTGGTAACGGAGAGTGGAAATGTCTTCAATAATGGGTCATGTGTCATCAATAAACAATATTTATCGATAtcccaaataaaaaatatgtaacaTCAACAACTATAACATCTATATCTATATCAAAGCTGTCTTGTGCTAAAGTGGATGGTGTTTTCATTCAAGGCTTCCATTTTGAAGCTAAGATGGATGCTTGCGCACATTTCTTTATCATGCTTCRGTGGCCCTATCTCGCTCCTTATATAAAATTCATAGTAATGATGTAATGTTTTGCCTGGTTAGATTAATTCAAATTTGCATTCGAAATTAGAGATATGGAACATAATCCATTTTATAAATGATATTAACATCACGATTGAAATGAATATTAAAACCAATCCTAATTTCAAAATTGTATAGTGAATGCTGCGAGATTTGGCCGTTATGAAGGGGCTGTCTCTGAGGGGTTTTATATAGTCCCAAGGTCTATTCGTTCATCTGTgactaacaaaaaaaacaacatgcaACTATGAATCTCCTGTAAACACAGGCTATTTAATAAACGTGATAATTATTCATAGCCCAATTAACACACATATAAGGAACTGATTGATTMATCTAAACCAAGCTGTAAAGGAATTTGATTTGGTTATAAGTTGGACATTTTTGATTATTTCGGTTTTAAAAGATAGGAAGTCAGATTTGCGTCTGATGTATATCAGCTCAACAAACTAAAAACCATRTGTTTGAAATAAACACGAAATATTAATACTATTCAAATGTAATATCTAATGTATCTAATGCCTTCCAAATAATACAAATTACTTTACCTCCTGCATTTTCCAAGATCAACAGTTGTTGTTTTAAATAACTGTTGAAAATGCATTCAGTAATCAATGTACAGCTCAYCTTCAATACAATTGTCACCCAAATACCAAATGTATTACCATGCACAAAACGCTGCAGCATACATACTACTTTGTAATGCACTTTCTCTTTTGTTTATCGACAGGTACCATTTCCCCTCTCAGAGAACAAGCATCTTTRGTTCTTCCCATTAAAAACACTTTTGTCAGATCCCCCAGAGAAGAGAACCAACACTCCATCCATAACTCTCTCCCYCAGAGGAACCATGGGTACTGTACTGTCCCTCTCCCCCAGCTACCGGAAGGCGGCCCTGTTCGAGGATGGCCCGGCCACTGTGGGCCATTACACGGCCGTCCAGAACAGCAAAAACTCCAAGGACGYCAAGAGCCTCAAGCGCCAGTCCCTCATCAGTGTGTTGCCATGGAAACGCATTGTGGCAGTATCTGCCAAACGGAAAGGTTCCAAAAAGCTCCCGCCCGACGACGGGCAGAAGGTCAGCACTGAGCACACCATCACCAACAGCCAGAAGCTGAAGAAGTCCCAGTCCTGCGCCAACTTGTCCTCTTTCACCACGCAGGAACCCACCATAGCTGCCACCATCCCCACCTCCAAGACCGTCTCCAACGTGGCCGCAGCCACCAAGAAGAACTCGCTAACCGGTTCCACTGGGGGCCAGGCAACGAACGCGGGCACACCCAAGCGCGTGATCGTCCAGGCCTCCACCAGCGAGCTAATGCGTAGTTTGGGTGAGTTCCTGTGCCGGCGCTGCTACCGGCTGAAGCGCCTGTCGCCCACCGACCCAGTGCTGTGGCTGCGAAGCGTGGatcgctccctcctcctccagggcTGGCAGGACCAGGGCTTCATCACCCCGGCCAACGTGGTCTTCCTCTACATGCTGTGCCGTGATGTGGTCTCCTCCGAAGTGGCCAGCGAGAGGGAGCTGCAAGCCTCTCTGCTCACCTGCCTCTACCTGTCCTACTCCTATATGGGCAATGAGATCTCCTACCCACTCAAGCCCTTCCTGGTGGAGGCTGAGAAGGAGGCCTTTTGGGACCGCTGCCTGGAAATCATCAACCGCATGAGTGGCAAGATGCTRCAGATCAACTCCGACCCGCACTACTTCACCCAGGTGTTCGCCGACCTCAAAAACGAGAgcaagaaggaggaagagaagacaaGGTTGTTGATAGGCCTCGACCGATAAGAGGAACCATGGGAAGATGGTAAAGGGAGGAACAGGGGAGAAGTGGGACGGGTGGGATGTGGATAGGGTCGGGGTGACACGCACGACTACAGAAAGAACACAAGTGTTGTCTGGTGTTCCCATCTTGTATTAGTAGAAAATTGATTTAGCTGGAGGCCCATAATGGCCAATCAGGAGGCTCTGGTGTCATATATCATGTTAACAAGGCCAGTGTTTGGGCATTATAGTACTTACAGACAATCACACAGATAAAATGACTGATAACCTTTATGTTGAGTGAACAGTAAAACACTGCCTTCAGGACATTTGATAACAGAGATGCAGCTTGGTCTAGGGCTGGACACATattacatattacttcaacagcagCCAAACCTGACAAGATTACATTGATAGAAAATGATGACCCATCACAAACCcaaaacaggtaatcaaatgtcAGTGACTTGARTAAAAAGAWGAATGGCTGAGtaaaaaacagatacattttATGTGTCCAGATTCAGAGTCAAGAGAATCACTTTAGGGAYTTCAGAAAGCTGTGAGGCCACTGCATCCCTTTTCCCCCTCTCCAAGCTGCATCGGCATCCTTACTGACCCTAAATATTAACACAGACAGTGGAAACACCAGACAACTTCACTGTAGTAGTCTGCTCGTGTACTGTACATACTTAGGGGGGGGACGAATAAACTATAAGAGAGTCATCAAAGCAACCAAAAGCAGAGCTAAGGAGAGGATCCGTGTGGATTCAACAAGGCAATGTGGGGGCACAAGAAACATCATGATTCCACTACGCATGAGATCACGTCCCATGTCATCACGTGTCCCCTCAAGACCTCACGCCTTCACACGTCTTCACACGTCCTCTCACGTCTTCTCACGTCCTCATTTCCTAATGTCCTCCACACGATCACCAATTGCCAATGCCCCCTACCTCACCACCAACAATAGCCTGCCCAAGTCTACCCCCACAGCATTGCACTTCTTCCCACAACAAGCATGCCTGGTTTTATTTCACCATTTACAGATAAGAGTGGAACATTGCCAAACCTCATCCCCCACCACAGGCCTGATTTGTGTTTTGCTGTGGAGAGGAGGCTAGAAAGTGATATGGAATGCCAGTAGAACATACTGCTGAGTTGATTGACTTCCAAAACMACACTCGTCGAGAACTACAGGAGACTGTTATTGTGGCACTTCATGTGATRTGTCCACCTGCTTRGTTTCCATTGAGGACAGAACAAAATGGATTCTCCATTCAGTCATCACCCTTAAAGAGACGCTTCCCTCCCCACTGATGGTTATTTATGTAACGACTTGTGTTGACATGCATGTGTGCTTCTATGGGTTCCTAGCATGCTGCTTTGTGTTCGCACACCACGGCTACGTCCTAAGGGGCACCTTATTTCCTATGTAATGGGctgctctggccaaaagtagtgcactacatagggaatgggaTGYCATTTGGGACATAGCTCCACATTATTTTAGACTGAGAGYAGTATGCTGCAATGCTGCCCTTACCTTAAATAATTATGATATTATGATTACTGATTAAGTCTTCGTTTTGATGAAAACCCACCTCCTGCAAGGTTGGGATTTCGAGAGTCCTGTGCCATATCGTTCTGAAGATTAGGATTTATAAAAACAACAACCCAAGTCTTGGATCATCATGCAGAACAAGAAAGACTTCTTCATGCAATCATCCTATACATTTCATtagttattattatattattgtgtATGTATGTTGGAGATGACAGAGCCAGTGACTTGTGTTCTACCAATGTAACTCAATGGCCACATGTAACAAGAGAAATAGGAATTATCTGTCCATTTCAGAATCTCCACTGACTTGGCTACGTAGCTCTCAATTTAAACTGTCATTGATATTATCAACAGTTTCAAACCTAATGAAAAATATGCATATGAAAATCAGATTGCAAGAGCCTGCGTACATATTCTTCCTGTATGATGTGTTTAGGATGGATTGGACGGTAGATAGCTGATGTATAACTTTCAGATAAAATTGGAATTATAATTATCAAGACATTTTCTTTGCTGTTGCTGTTCAACTCAGCGAAGGGCAAGTCGCAAAGAACAGAGGGAAGGAAACAAATGTTTGGAATGGAAGACCCATCCATTTCGGAATGGAACACCCAGCCTGTTTGGAATGGAACACCCAGCCTGTTTGGAATGGAACACCCAGCCTGTTTGGAATGGAACACCCAGCTGTTTGGAATGGAACACTCAGCATGTTTGTAAAGGAACACCCAGACTGTTTGGA
This window harbors:
- the LOC111981882 gene encoding cyclin-dependent kinase 5 activator 1-like, encoding MGTVLSLSPSYRKAALFEDGPATVGHYTAVQNSKNSKDXKSLKRQSLISVLPWKRIVAVSAKRKGSKKLPPDDGQKVSTEHTITNSQKLKKSQSCANLSSFTTQEPTIAATIPTSKTVSNVAAATKKNSLTGSTGGQATNAGTPKRVIVQASTSELMRSLGEFLCRRCYRLKRLSPTDPVLWLRSVDRSLLLQGWQDQGFITPANVVFLYMLCRDVVSSEVASERELQASLLTCLYLSYSYMGNEISYPLKPFLVEAEKEAFWDRCLEIINRMSGKMLQINSDPHYFTQVFADLKNESKKEEEKTRLLIGLDR